The sequence below is a genomic window from Anopheles cruzii chromosome 3, idAnoCruzAS_RS32_06, whole genome shotgun sequence.
AGCACAGCGTTGGGCTGTAGGGTTTGTTGCATCTTTTGGCAACGCCAAGCTAACGTGTCGTCAATCGATTGAGCCTGCAGGAACACTAGCAACACTTTGGTGgtagttttccattttctccgcTGTCGCCACGAcgtcgtgttgtgtgtgcgctgttGGCAGTGTCGACATCGATTAACAGGAAGCACCAGGGAAGCCAGTGAACGGTGACAAAAAATAGCCTATTTTCCACAAGTGAAAAATTTACGAtcgtgaaaaagaaaacattatcCAACAACCGCGAACGCGATACAGGGGCAATAGGCCTACACAACGATGGAACTAACACCTGAGGAGGTAGGTAATGCGCTGTAGTTCGCGGCGGACACGTCTTGGTGAATAGTTTTGTTCCTGAAAAACCACATGACTCGATTCGCTCGGTGGAGAGTGAACAGAGTGCGTTCTCATGGTCATCATCCATTGTCCTTGTGCGTGAACCCAATGTCTGCTGCAACGGCAGACGAAATGGCCTCCCGAACCGTGGAGCAACTTCTCGAAAGATTGTTAATCGTTGTGTTTCGATACAACATAAGTAGGCTAAGTGTGCATGGAAACAGTAGCAGCaccaaaccggaaacaaagAACCCGATCACTCATTAATGCCAACAAGAAATCTCAGAGTACACACAGTGCAGTCGTAAGAGCCTACTAACACCAAACCATTCGGCTGCTTACGctttaccaccaccaccgctctACCGAGCATtaccgaaacagaaaaaagacTACTCTACCAAACCCAAGAGAGAGccttcttcgccgtcgtcgtcatgtgTGTCCGCCGAATGGCGATGTTGCGATAAAGCTGGtccaaaaataataacaaaaaaaacagtaaacttcgcgacgcgcgcgcgatacCTGGTTTCTCCGTCGTGGGAACGGTTTTCTTTATGCTAATCCGATCCATAATCCGATCTGACCAAACCGCGGCAACCGCGGATAATGGAAAAGCGCACCCAGTGATGAGATGCGTTGCTCGGTGCGGTGTCCTTCGTGCACAAGAGTGCGGCGCCGTAGGGAGAGAAAATGCGTTGCCAAGGTTTTTCGCTGCCGCGGGAACAAAGATCACGTTGGCGGTGTGACAGATTCAGGAAATGGCCTACTTATTCCCTGCCGCCGATCGAGAAGCTTCTTATCGCCGGGGAAAATAAAGTGAATTGCTGCAAAGTGGGGTTTTTCTTTAAAACCTTCGTTACGAGGTGACAGCCTACTGTGCAACGTGACAGAATTATTTTGTGAGAGAAAAACAGCAAGAGCCAAAGCAATGGGCGTGCGTTGGGCGATTGCGTTTCTTCAATATTAATTAGTGGCCATTGTTGAAACATGCTCCTCAACTCAGCAGACAGTGCTTCGCATCCGCCGCaccgctttcggtttcggctgcttgtgaaaaattgttttaatcaTGTActcttttttctctgtttcaTATCCACCAAAGATACGGTCGCGGAGATTACGAAAACTTGAGGCCAAAAACAACCGAAATGTGtcagcggcggccacggccgcccAGCAGAGTGTCCCAGAGGTGGCAGTGGGCAGCAATAATGCAGCACCAGCGACAACAGTGGGTTGCATCACCACCGAAAGTTCAGCTGCAACTGaggtggcggcgacgacgacagcggtTACCAGGGACGaatccaccggcggcggtggtgtccATGGCGACGAGCaggtcggcagcagcagccccgagAGTAGCAGCAACGCCACCGATCAGGGTACTGCTTTGATACTGCCGGACAAAATCGAAGCCTCGCTAATGCTGGGCTTCGACGAGGTGGCCGAACAGTCGCAGCAAGTGGCCGCAGTGCCGCGGCATCAGAAGCTGGACACGAAAACGAGCTCGATTGTGCTGGCGGCTCGCAAGAAACCGATTGCAACCGCACAGCAGGCGCAGACACAGGCACAGGCTCCGCCTCCCAACTCTTGGGCGTACAAGAAGCGATCCTCTTCCGAGTCGCACGCCGGTGGTTGCCCGGCAACGCAGCAGGACaacgaacagcagcaacagcaacagcagcagcagcacgccacGGTAGACGCCAACCTTACAGAGTGCCAAATGGGAGAGCAGactgccggcggtggcgcgggAACAGAGACGGCCGCCCGGGAAGAGCTGCTGCACATTATGCTGCGCATCATGAAGATCAACGGAAAGGGTGGCCGGTGTTCCGAGTCACGGTTTACGATCGAACCCGCCGTGCTCGATAATGCACTGGAAATGCTGACGGCGCAGCGATTCGGCGAGTTCGGTGCCGAAGTGATGACCGAAGTGATCAAGGGCATGTACTACGGCAAGCTGATTGAATCGGCCAGCTGTTGGGACGGTGACAGCGtcagtggtggcggtggcggtggaaccAGTGGGCGCCTTTCCGACAGCTGGAGCTCGATACCGAGCAAGAAGGTGAAACCGATCGACGAAGTGGTCGTCGTGGCCCCTCCACCGGCTGTCGGTGGCCGCAGTACGCCGATGGACGTTGACCAGGACGAGCAGGGAGCGCCTGCGCCAGGGCCTGCGTTTTGTTCCTCGAAGCCATCGATGAAAGCGTTCGCCAACAATCGGGTTGCGGCCCTCGACTATCTGACCGGGTGCTATTGGCGGGCCAACGAGGAACTGTACAGCTACACCAAGATCAAGAAGAGCAAAAAGATGTACCTCGCCGAGACGCTCCCggccgtggtggccgcggtACGCCAGCAGACGCTCCGGTACGCGATACTGGTGCTCAAGAATGCCTTCCAAAGCTTTTGCTGGCAAcagggcggcggcgccggtgaAAGTGGTGCCACCGGCAGTAGCGGCaagacggcggcggtcggcaACAAAAGCACGCTGCTGGAAAAGTCTCCGCTGCTCACGCTGATGTACAAGAACAAGCTGTCGTCCGATTTTCTCACCAACCTAATGGCCGAGAGCCGCGCCTCGCCGAACGAGGAAGACTTTACGGTGATCTTCCGCGCCGTGCTGGACGATCTGTACGTGGACATGCAGAACGCGATCTGCAACGAAAACATCGTCTCGGATCCGCTCAACCGGCTGAAGGAGCTGATCGAGGCGCGCGTTGACAATGCGCACCCGATCTGTCAGTTGATCGTGCGGCACGAAATCTTTCTGCCGTCGTTTACGCCGGACAAATATTTGGCCCGCGAGATCTCGAAGGTGTCCTTCCTGGCCCCGTTCCTGTCGctgtcggtgctgctggacgagAATCCCAAGTTTGCGACGCATCACTTTGCGGAGAACGTGTGCGATCGTACGCTGGCCAGCTCGTTCCATGCGATCCTCAGTAGCACCCGGAAGGTGCTGCACTCGGTGTTCCTGGTGCTGCTCACTAACCAGGACAGCCGGGCCGATATAGTGAACTACATCGCGGAGATACTGAAATCGAACGCCAAGCGCATCCAGTACAATGCGGACGATCGGTTTCTGGCAAAGGACGGGTTCATGCTGAACTTTATGTCCGTGCTGCAGCTGCTCTCGGTCAAGATCAATTTGGGGCGCATCGAACCGTTGTATCCGCACCACCCGGACAGTTTGGTGGACGTGGAGGACGAAACAAAGCTCAAGTTCTCGTCTCAGGAATATTCCGACTGGCTCGAGAAGCTGCAGGCGGGCAAAAAGTGGGAACCGCTCAAGTTCGTTACGCACTGCTGGTTCCTGACGCTGCACGCGCACCACCTCGGCATCATCCCGGCGATCCAGCGGTACAACAAGCTGCTGCGGGCCACGAAGGAACTGCAGCGGATGGTGGACGAACTGAACGCGACGATGGCGCAGTGGGAAAACACGCTGCTGGCGCGGCGCAACAAGCAGATGCGCGATCGGTGCAACAACCAGATCAACAAGCTGTCGAAGGCGAAGCTCAGCTGCGACATTGCCATCATCGACCCGAACGTGCTCGGTGCCTGCATGCAGTTCTATTCGTCCGTCTGCGAGTACATGCTGTACCAGATCGAGAACCGGCCGATCGAGGGGCTGTTCGTGAACCGGCAGCACCCGTCGACGCTGGTGGCCAACGACAACTTTTCCGCCCTGCCCGAGTGGTACATTGAGGACATTGCCGACTTTATCCTCTTCTGCATGCAGTACGTATTCGGTGGCCGCCCCAACTCCCATTGCCCATTCTACAGagtccttctctctctccacaGACACAGCATAAGTGTGATCGATTATGTGGACAACTCGATCATCACCTGGATCCTGACGCTCGTGTGCGCACCGCATCTGATCAAGAACCCGTACATCACTGCCAAACTGATAGAGGTCCTGTTCGTGACGTCCCCCACGATACAGACCACCTCGCAGCGGCTGTATCTGCAGGCAAGTGATGGTGGCCTCCATTAACACTGGTGGCCACCCTAACTCTAGGTGCTAGGTCTGACGTCACTCGAAGTAAGGCGTACAATGGCTCAAAACTTGTTCATAGGGGGCCTTCTGATGGGTAGATTCGACGATCCTGGTCTTTTGGCCCGTACTCCGTTCTACTGTCCGTTCTACTGTCACGGATCTACGGATCACTTCCTACGGTGCCTCCGTAGCTTCAACCTAGTGTTCAACCACCTGGTTGACTTTCACCGTCCTTTCCatccgtgttccgtgtcgcCCTCGTCAACTCCTTTCCGTCCGTTTGATCTGAGTCGCGGGATTTCCTCACCTTCTGTGGTGGTTTCTTTGCATCCATCATCTTCCCGCTCTTTCACTCTGTTACACGTAAGCCGTCCTCTCCTATTGTTAATGTTTTAGTATTAAGATTCCGTGTCTAGCCTGACGGCGAACGCTAgttattaataaattaaattaaataaccgACGGTCGTCTCCCCTCTTCATCACCACACAGATAATCAACCACGAACTCGCTCAGACTGCGTTAGTAAGTGCACTTATGAAGTTTTATACCGACATCGAAACGACGGGGCAGAGTACTGAATTTTACGACAAGTTTACAATAAGGTAGAGGATCCGGCAGAACCTACTTGTACAAAAGTGCCTAACACGAGTGGCCCCCCGCTTTTCCCGCAGGTATCATATAAGCCATCTGTTCAAAGGGCTGTGGGACAGCGCCGTGCACCGGCAGGCGATCGTGAATGAGTCGAAAGGTGGCAAGCAGTTTGTGAAGTTTGTCAATTTCTTCCTCAACGACACGACCTACCTGCTGGACGAGTGCTTGGAGTACCTCAAGCGCATCCACGAGACGCAGGTGCTGACGCTGGACGAGGCAGCGTGGAGCGCCCTGACGCCGGAGGTGCAGCAGAACCGCCAGCGGCAGCTGGCCCAGGACGAGCGGCAGTGCCGGTCGTACCTGACGCTGGCGCGCGAAACGGTCGACATGTTCCACTACATGACGAAGGACATCAAGGAACCGTTCCTGCGCCCGGAGCTGATCGATCGGCTCAGCTCGATGCTGAACTACAATCTGCACCAGCTGTGCGGCCCCAAGTGCAACGATTTGCGCGTCCGGCACCCGCACAAGTACGGCTGGGAACCGCGGCGGCTACTCGGCCAGCTCGTGGACATCTATCTGCATTTGGCGTGCGACGAGTTTGCGGCCGCACTGGCGGGTGACGAGCGTTCGTTCGAGAAGCACTTCTTCGAGGATGCGGCCAAGCGCGTCgaacggattggcatccggacGCGTGGTCAGGTGGACGAGTTTCGGAAGCTCATCGAGAAGGCGTCCGAAATCTACGTCCGGAATCAGGAGAACGCGGACGAGTTTGCCGAAGCACCGGATGACTTTAAGGACCCGCTGATGGACACGCTCATGACCGATCCGGTCGTGCTGCCGTCCGGTACGGTGATGGACCGGGCGATCATTACACGGCATCTgctcaacagcagcaccgaccCGTTCAATCGGCAGCCCCTGACGGAAGATATGCTAATACCCGGTTAGTGGCCCCACCGTGAGGTCGTAAACTGGAACACTCTTTGAACGGACCTGTtcccctctttctctctttcacagCAACGGAACTGAAGGAGCGCATCCAGCAGTGGATCAAGGACTATCGGGCGCAGAAAAAGTCTAGTTAAATGCGCACTCCCGGATCGAGCGGATCGAGCGGAACTCTGTATATCATCAAACCTTCTTGCGACGCACTTCCCGTTACATTTAatctttatctctctctctttctctctgtgacCACCCTCCCCGTGGATAACTCTCTTGATAGAaattgtttgtgtgtgtttaaagTGTCCGTTCtatgtgaatgtgtgtgtgtgtgtttatacGGCGGAGATCGTGAAGAGGAATTTCGGGTTATCACGTGCAATCGTCGGTTGTCAACAGCAATCTCTCTTTTAGTTTGCTCAAAATTTGTATCCACTCCCAAAAGGGGGGCCGTTCCGTTTAAAACGAGACACGGACCCCGCCGCATGGAAGCGGCGATACTGTCCCCACTGGCACGGAGCTTGCTCCGAGATTAAGAGATTTTTTGTCTATCCATccactccaccaccaccacccgataCTTTATCACGGCTCGGATTTGGGTTGCAAATATACGAAAACTGTAATACGGTGGCGCATGGTATCTGCAAATATATAGTAGTAGGCATAGGAATATTTATAACACAACCAAATAGATGTAGAGCGTAACAACACATATGAACGGTTTTTAGATTCTATTGTCATGCTAAACTGCGCTCTCCCTTCTTGCTGCTGCGAACCCGGATTGTTCCAGGGGGGTCAGTGTATGGGGTATATTACGgtgtttcttcattttctgcCGAAGTTTGGCTCCCTTTGGCAGCTCTTGCCAGCAACGGCGCGCGcatcgtagaaaaaaaaggaacagtTATgtgacaaatgaaaaaagggCTTTGAATAAACACGATAGGCTTAAACAACTCAACCCCCCAAAGTGTGTCCttattttcgtttgtgtttggcAACAAAATGAAGTAATAATTTCAAAAAGTGTGAGAAAATCATTGCGTTACCTCCTCACATTGTCATCCACGGCTGCGTTGCGTTCTCTAGTTTGCTGCAGTTCGACAAAGTAGGCACTGATGTAGTGGCAAATGAACTGATTTCCGGGGTGTACTTTTACtgggaaagaaatggaaaataaacaatgatTAACGGTAACGAAAACGATATGGTCGCCCAAATTTAAAACCCACTTTGCTAAGATCACGCTAATACAGGTTAAACCAAGAGACCAACCAGACCATGTATGGTGTAGCATGTAGCATAATCATTATCTTAAGATTTCATTTAATGAGTAAGTTATTTTTCGCCTTTTCCGCCTTTTGGAATTGGTTAATGGTATTTTAACGAACCTGGCCCAAACCAGACATCTCTCGCCACACCACTACACGCGCAATTCGGCACAGCTGAGCGACAGCTGTCAGCAGCGCGCTTTTGTTTACAATCTCGCCCGTTTTGACAGCACACGTACGTGTCGAATCATTTGCTTTGCTATGTACTCGCGGCGGCGTCGCCTACTTGTGCTTCTTCGGGTGCTTACGATCCTCTAAACGCGACGGCAATGCAATGTGGTGTGTAAACAGTTGGCCGGCGGCAAACGGTCGAAAGGAGTTACTGAAAAGAGGCCTCGATGTTGCCCCAGTACGAGCGACTCGCCGATTCGGCGGGGACCATCATCGGCGATGGGTACGGCGGTGCGATGAGAAAGAGTACCGTCCGCATCCGCTTCGGTAAAGTGGCCGGTGGGACCGCCGTGCTGCCGATCGTGGGGTTTCTGTTTTGCGTCGCCTGGTCCCTGCTGTACAACTTTGAGCAAGCGAACGCAACCCACTGCCTGGTGTACAACTTTCTGCCATCGCTGTCGGCCGCCATCGGCAACTATCAGCCGCAGCGGTTCGTCTGGCAGCTGTCGGTGCTACTGCACGCCCCGCCCCGCTATGCGATCGCCTTTCTGTACAAGAACCAACACCTAACGCTGCTGGCCCGCAagcaccaccggaaggagTGGGCCTACTTGGCGTGCATACTGAACATCATCGAGCTGAGCTCACTGGTTGGACTGAGCCTGTGGACGTCCAGTTCCAGCTACGGTAAGGGGTCGAACGGCCCGGCCTGGGTCACACCTGCACGCACCCCGTCTTAGATTGATTTAGTGTTCGTTCGTGTTTTGTGTATTGTGTTGCAGAAATTCACAAGTTTTGTTTCAGTGCCTTCGTGATCTGTTCCATCGTGTacatgctgctgatggtgtttATCAACCGGTTGACGCGCGTCGAAGAGCTGCTGACGCTGGCGGAGCGGAAATCGTACCGGTACAAGCGGCGCCTGCTGTGGGTCAACATTGTCTCCATTCTGCTGGCGGTGTACTTTTTCGTGCGCCACAACAAACACTGCGAACCGTTCGTGTACTCGCTGTTTGCACTCAGCGAGTATCTGTTCGTCTACTCCAACATCGGCTTCCACATGACGGCCTACTGGGATTTTATCAACGCAAACATGTACTTCCATTGGCGCAGCGGCATTCATTTTAGTtccgtttgaaaacaaaacgatcaaaTCGGCATGTACATAAAACCAATCAGCGCGGGGTCGCGGCGTAAGAAGATGATCTATTCATTTTCAGGcagttttaaaacattatcaaACAGGAAACGGATCAGTGATACTTTACCAATATTATATGCAATcgtacaataaaataatgcttCAACAACACTTTGGATGATCACTTTTTGATGTGAAACTCTTCCTCGATTTTGTCCGCAATCATCTTGGCGATCGACAGCGAACTCGTGGCCCCCGGCGACGGTGCGTTGCGGCAGTGCAGGATGTTTCGCGACAGCGCCGTGTTGCCCTTGCCGTGATCGAACACGAAATCATCTACCAGATTGCCATCGTTGTCGAGGGCCTGGGCCCGTACACCGGCCGGTCCACGGCTGACGTCGTACTCGTGAATGTCGGGAATGAATTTTTGCAGTTCCCGCACCTGCAGTGGTATGAACGCAGAACGAGCCACCTCCATCATGCCGGCCCCGATAAACTTGGACGCCATTTTGATCAGTCCCGGGAACCGCAGCGCGTCAATCAGCTCCGGCACATTGATGTCCGACCACTTGTACCCCTCGCGACGGAACGCCAGCACTGCATTCGGGCCCAACCACACGCTCCCGTCCATGCGCGGCGTAAAGTGTACACCCAGAAACGGGAACCGTGGATCCGGCACCGGATAAATATTTCCCCGCACCATATGGCACTTGTCCGGGTGCAGCAACAGATACTCGCCCCGGAACGGCACAATTTTGGGCACCGCCGAGCATCCGGTCATTTCGGCCAGCTTGTCCGACTGCAGCCCACCGCAGGTCAGAATGTTACGGGCGCGTATCGTGTCACCCTTTACGCTCCGCACCACAATCGGGTAGTCCAGCTGGTCCGGTGCCTCGGTGAATTTGGACACCTTAAAGTTGACGTACAcatcgccaccggccgccttGAAATCACGCGCATAGTACTGCGTCACCATGCGCCAATCGACGATCCCGGTGTGGGGTGACCAGATGGCCTTCAGTCCGTTGCAGAATGGTTCGATTTCTTTAATCTTTGCCCCATCCACCAGCTGTACTCCGGGCACATTGTTGGCCAGTGATCGCTGGTACAGGTCCTGTTAtgggcaaacaacaaacggaggGGATCGGCGGAATTACTTCGAAGCTATAAATATCGAATTCAGTGCCCTGAAGGCCGCACGCACGCGATATGGGagcacgggcgcgcgcgtactCACATTCAGCCGTTCTACCTCCGCGGGGGTAGTGGCCACGATCAGCTTGCCGACCTTCTTGTACGGCACGCTTTTCTCGTCGAAATACTTGTAACTTAAATGCAACCCTTCGACGCACAGTTTCGCCTTCAGGGATCCCGGTTTGTAGTAGATGCCGGCATGGATTACGCCACTATTGTGGCCACTCTGGTGAAATGCTAGCTGGGGCTCCttctccaccaccgccacccgcaACGTTGGGTGGCGCAGGAGAATTTCACGGGCCGAAGCCGTACCGACaatgccaccaccgaccaccacaaTGTCGTAATTTCTGCAAACGaagggaaagaagaaaacggaacaagGTCATGAGCCTCCTATCACTGCGAGCCTGCACCACCCCCGAATTACGATCCGAAAGAGTACGATCAAATATTTACCCACCTGTTTGCCTCGACAGAATACGCCCGGCGAGCAATCTTGGCTACGGTACATGGTACAGTCCTGAGCATCATTTCCCTACCGTTTctaaggcacacacacagctgatTACTACTACTCAAAACAAGAACGACGATCACCAGGCAGCCCTAA
It includes:
- the LOC128275079 gene encoding ubiquitin conjugation factor E4 B, encoding MELTPEEIRSRRLRKLEAKNNRNVSAAATAAQQSVPEVAVGSNNAAPATTVGCITTESSAATEVAATTTAVTRDESTGGGGVHGDEQVGSSSPESSSNATDQGTALILPDKIEASLMLGFDEVAEQSQQVAAVPRHQKLDTKTSSIVLAARKKPIATAQQAQTQAQAPPPNSWAYKKRSSSESHAGGCPATQQDNEQQQQQQQQQHATVDANLTECQMGEQTAGGGAGTETAAREELLHIMLRIMKINGKGGRCSESRFTIEPAVLDNALEMLTAQRFGEFGAEVMTEVIKGMYYGKLIESASCWDGDSVSGGGGGGTSGRLSDSWSSIPSKKVKPIDEVVVVAPPPAVGGRSTPMDVDQDEQGAPAPGPAFCSSKPSMKAFANNRVAALDYLTGCYWRANEELYSYTKIKKSKKMYLAETLPAVVAAVRQQTLRYAILVLKNAFQSFCWQQGGGAGESGATGSSGKTAAVGNKSTLLEKSPLLTLMYKNKLSSDFLTNLMAESRASPNEEDFTVIFRAVLDDLYVDMQNAICNENIVSDPLNRLKELIEARVDNAHPICQLIVRHEIFLPSFTPDKYLAREISKVSFLAPFLSLSVLLDENPKFATHHFAENVCDRTLASSFHAILSSTRKVLHSVFLVLLTNQDSRADIVNYIAEILKSNAKRIQYNADDRFLAKDGFMLNFMSVLQLLSVKINLGRIEPLYPHHPDSLVDVEDETKLKFSSQEYSDWLEKLQAGKKWEPLKFVTHCWFLTLHAHHLGIIPAIQRYNKLLRATKELQRMVDELNATMAQWENTLLARRNKQMRDRCNNQINKLSKAKLSCDIAIIDPNVLGACMQFYSSVCEYMLYQIENRPIEGLFVNRQHPSTLVANDNFSALPEWYIEDIADFILFCMQHSISVIDYVDNSIITWILTLVCAPHLIKNPYITAKLIEVLFVTSPTIQTTSQRLYLQIINHELAQTALVSALMKFYTDIETTGQSTEFYDKFTIRYHISHLFKGLWDSAVHRQAIVNESKGGKQFVKFVNFFLNDTTYLLDECLEYLKRIHETQVLTLDEAAWSALTPEVQQNRQRQLAQDERQCRSYLTLARETVDMFHYMTKDIKEPFLRPELIDRLSSMLNYNLHQLCGPKCNDLRVRHPHKYGWEPRRLLGQLVDIYLHLACDEFAAALAGDERSFEKHFFEDAAKRVERIGIRTRGQVDEFRKLIEKASEIYVRNQENADEFAEAPDDFKDPLMDTLMTDPVVLPSGTVMDRAIITRHLLNSSTDPFNRQPLTEDMLIPATELKERIQQWIKDYRAQKKSS
- the LOC128271298 gene encoding post-GPI attachment to proteins factor 2-like, coding for MLPQYERLADSAGTIIGDGYGGAMRKSTVRIRFGKVAGGTAVLPIVGFLFCVAWSLLYNFEQANATHCLVYNFLPSLSAAIGNYQPQRFVWQLSVLLHAPPRYAIAFLYKNQHLTLLARKHHRKEWAYLACILNIIELSSLVGLSLWTSSSSYEIHKFCFSAFVICSIVYMLLMVFINRLTRVEELLTLAERKSYRYKRRLLWVNIVSILLAVYFFVRHNKHCEPFVYSLFALSEYLFVYSNIGFHMTAYWDFINANMYFHWRSGIHFSSV
- the LOC128271297 gene encoding L-2-hydroxyglutarate dehydrogenase, mitochondrial, which translates into the protein MMLRTVPCTVAKIARRAYSVEANRNYDIVVVGGGIVGTASAREILLRHPTLRVAVVEKEPQLAFHQSGHNSGVIHAGIYYKPGSLKAKLCVEGLHLSYKYFDEKSVPYKKVGKLIVATTPAEVERLNDLYQRSLANNVPGVQLVDGAKIKEIEPFCNGLKAIWSPHTGIVDWRMVTQYYARDFKAAGGDVYVNFKVSKFTEAPDQLDYPIVVRSVKGDTIRARNILTCGGLQSDKLAEMTGCSAVPKIVPFRGEYLLLHPDKCHMVRGNIYPVPDPRFPFLGVHFTPRMDGSVWLGPNAVLAFRREGYKWSDINVPELIDALRFPGLIKMASKFIGAGMMEVARSAFIPLQVRELQKFIPDIHEYDVSRGPAGVRAQALDNDGNLVDDFVFDHGKGNTALSRNILHCRNAPSPGATSSLSIAKMIADKIEEEFHIKK